Proteins encoded together in one Plectropomus leopardus isolate mb chromosome 19, YSFRI_Pleo_2.0, whole genome shotgun sequence window:
- the LOC121958554 gene encoding receptor-type tyrosine-protein phosphatase H-like isoform X1: protein MKPLSFKVISDHFLLCVFLSLLWGVTDITTTRTPSTTLTTVTSTTQAVTTETTTAASTTPAIKSPPGNVENVTVSSQNETSITLVWNKVDNLLTYFLQYNNSGSLKVDTVVAQEEGLSVIHVVDSLTPGTKYDFRLITESDGGNSTGYSFEAVTAPLNAMGFKSVGESETSITLQWEKVNNFLNYRLVFNGQEINVTASAGHQVTHTVPGLTSMTRYVFTLFTLFGNVKSHGVTTPAFTAPPNAEDFKSVGENETSITLQWKQVDGIINYTLVYNEKETDVPASAGQDLITYTIPGLTNGTKYVFTLFTVFHGIRSSGENTTALTIPLDAMGFKSVGESETSITLQWEKVNDFLNYRLVFDGEEINVTASAGHQVTHTVPGLTSMTRYVFTLFTLFGNVKSRGVTTPAFTAPRNTEKFDTVEQNETSITLQWQKVDGLLNYTLVFNEKEISVTASVGNEVTHTVSGLTSMTRYVFTLFTLFENVRSSGVNTTAFTAPRNTEAIESAGQNETSITLQWKEVNGVTNYILVLDKREIDVSALMGQEKVIHTISGLTSGTKYNFTLYSLFGNVRSSGLNYSAATAPCNTEEVESVGQNETSITLQWKKVNEILNYTLVFNERVINLTALKEIENVTHTISELTSGTKYNFCLYTVFENVRSSGVKHSAVTAPVNVKTVTVLTQNESSVTLMWDKVNNISTYFLQYDNNGSYIEVNQGASVTHEVSSLNAGTNYHFTVITRFEKVNSTGFSFNAVTVPSMVALVEVTERSATTITLTWQRVKTDWDYFLLIKGGNTQRLPDRAPDVVSRSVTSLKPGTKYFFSVITTFSGHNSTAYSNYTVTMIDCATVNWHVTNSSIQGTVKGLFSKATATYQSQIHTSHGGSNVTFTGLYPGATYEVSLEYENDSRRYPQCNHNLTIIPPLLSGHCEYWAAGYSLYIVWDNPKGVWTSVEVNVMGQSHTQLANGEQYLILSGFQPARKYEVSITSISGTVRSYKPYVFQCLTDPRGVIAGSVFAVLLFVILVCVAVFIFLKRPDIISRKKSFIGGSKQTNKKSKAISVAKFPDHFTQLSADENRGFTQEYESLSPVGTEQTRKVASLLENKTRNRFNNVQPYDWCRVKLTTSSSIGASDYINASYMPGYNNSREYIASQGPLPTTVNDFWRMVWEQRVNCIVMVTNCTEGGKIKCERYWPADTQPCSYGELEVTLTSEQQEINWTLREFSVKHSNNSEERIVKHFHFTAWPDHGVPQGTEDLIQFRGLVRLHIEREGTRAPTVVHCSAGVGRTGTIIALDVLLQQLEKERAVGINGFVHKMRLNRPYMVQTESQYVFLHQCIMDSLQPHETADENIYENADMIYANATALRDLR from the exons ATGAAGCCTTTATCTTTCAAAGTCATCTCAGACCACTTTCTGCTGTGCGTCTTCCTGAGTCTGCTCTGG GGTGTCACTGACATCACAACGACAAGAACACCGAGCACAACGCTGACAACAGTAACAAGCACAACACAAGCagtaacaacagaaacaacaacagcagcatcaacCACTCCAGCAATAAAATCAC CTCCTGGAAATGTGGAGAATGTGACAGTTTCATCACAAAACGAGACCAGTATAACTCTGGTGTGGAACAAGGTTGACAACCTCTTAACATACTTCCTACAATATAATAACAGCGGTAGTCTAAAGGTGGACACTGTTGTTGCACAAGAGGAAGGGTTATCAGTTATACATGTGGTTGATTCGCTTACTCCTGGGACAAAATATGATTTCCGTCTCATCACTGAATCTGATGGAGGCAACAGCACTGGATACTCATTTGAAGCTGTCACTG CTCCTCTTAACGCAATGGGGTTCAAGTCAGTTGGAGAAAGTGAGACCAGTATAACTCTGCAGTGGGAAAAAGTGAATAACTTCCTCAACTATAGACTTGTGTTCAATGGTCAGGAGATAAACGTCACTGCATCAGCGGGACATCAAGTAACACACACAGTCCCAGGTCTCACAAGTATGACAAGATACGTCTTCACTCTTTTCACTctgtttggaaatgtcaaaagcCATGGAGTAACGACCCCTGCATTCACTG CTCCTCCTAATGCAGAGGATTTCAAGTCAGTTGGAGAAAATGAGACCAGTATAactctgcagtggaaacaaGTGGATGGCATCATCAATTATACACTTGTGTATAATGAAAAGGAGACAGATGTTCCTGCATCAGCGGGACAGGATCTAATAACATACACAATACCAGGACTCACAAATGGGACTAAATATGTCTTCACTCTCTTCACTGTGTTTCATGGTATCAGAAGCAGTGGAGAAAACACCACAGCATTAACCA TTCCTCTTGACGCAATGGGGTTCAAGTCAGTTGGAGAAAGTGAGACCAGTATAACTCTGCAGTGGGAAAAAGTGAATGACTTCCTCAACTATAGACTTGTGTTCGATGGTGAGGAGATAAACGTCACTGCATCAGCGGGACATCAAGTAACACACACAGTCCCAGGTCTCACAAGTATGACAAGATATGTCTTCACTCTTTTCACTctgtttggaaatgtcaaaagcCGTGGAGTAACAACCCCTGCATTCACTG CTCCTCGTAACACGGAAAAGTTTGACACAGTTGAACAAAATGAGACCAGTATAACTCTGCAATGGCAAAAAGTGGATGGCCTCCTCAACTATACACTTGTGTTTAATGAAAAGGAGATAAGCGTCACTGCATCAGTGGGAAATGAAGTGACGCACACAGTCTCAGGTCTCACAAGTATGACGAGATACGTCTTCACTCTGTTCACTCtgtttgaaaatgtcagaaGCAGCGGAGTAAATACCACTGCATTTACTG CTCCCCGTAACACAGAAGCGATAGAATCAGCTGGACAAAATGAGACCAGTATAACTCTGCAATGGAAAGAAGTGAATGGCGTTACCAACTATATCCTTGTACTCGATAAAAGGGAAATAGATGTATCTGCATTGATGGGACAGGAAAAAGTGATACACACAATCTCAGGGCTCACAAGTGGGACTAAATACAACTTCACTCTCTATAGTCTCTTTGGAAATGTCAGAAGCAGTGGCCTAAACTACAGTGCAGCCACAG CTCCCTGTAACACAGAGGAGGTAGAATCAGTTGGACAAAATGAGACCAGCATAACTCTACAATGGAAAAAAGTGAATGAAATCCTCAACTATACTCTTGTGTTCAATGAAAGGGTTATAAACCTCACTGCATTAAAGGAAATAGAAAACGTGACACACACAATTTCAGAACTCACAAGTGGGACTAAATACAATTTTTGTCTTTACACtgtgtttgaaaatgtcagaaGCAGTGGAGTAAAACACTCGGCAGTCACTG CGCCGGTAAATGTTAAGACTGTGACTGTGTTGACACAAAATGAGAGTAGTGTAACTCTGATGTGGGACAAGGTTAACAACATCTCAACCTACTTCCTACAATATGATAACAATGGAAGTTACATTGAAGTCAATCAAGGGGCATCAGTTACACATGAGGTCTCTTCACTTAATGCTGGAACAAACTATCATTTCACTGTCATCACTCGCTTTGAGAAAGTCAACAGCACTGGATTCTCATTTAACGCTGTGACAG ttcccTCCATGGTGGCTTTGGTTGAGGTGACTGAACGCTCAGCGACCACAATAACGCTGACGTGGCAGAGAGTGAAAACAGACTGGGACTACTTTCTCCTAATTAAAGGAGGAAATACGCAGCGTCTCCCAGACAGAGCCCCGGATGTTGTGTCCCGATCAGTCACATCTCTCAAGCCTGGaacaaaatatttcttcagTGTGATCACAACATTCTCGGGACACAACAGCACTGCCTATAGCAACTACACAGTAACAA tgatagACTGTGCCACTGTAAACTGGCATGTTACCAACTCATCGATCCAAGGAACGGTCAAAGGCTTGTTCTCAAAAGCAACAGCCACTTACCAATCACAAATTCATACCAGTCATGGAGGTAGCAATGTGACATTTACCGGCCTTTACCCTGGAGCGACCTATGAGGTGTCTCTTGAGTATGAAAATGATTCCAGACGCTATCCACAGTGCAATCACAACCTGACAATCA ttcCTCCATTGTTAAGTGGTCACTGTGAGTACTGGGCAGCTGGCTACTCTCTCTATATTGTCTGGGATAACCCGAAAGGTGTGTGGACTTCAGTAGAGGTCAACGTGATGGGGCAATCTCACACACAACTTGCAAATGGGGAACAGTATCTCATATTATCTGGATTCCAACCTGCCAGGAAATATGAGGTGTCTATAACTTCAATATCTGGCACTGTAAGGAGTTATAAGCCATATGTTTTTCAGTGTCTTACTGATCCGAGAG GAGTTATTGCAGGGTCAGTATTTGCTGTTCTGCTTTTTGTTATCCTGGTCTGTGTGgctgtcttcatttttttgaaaagaccAGATATCATCAG cagaaaaaaatcattcattgGTGGTTCcaaacaaaccaataaaaagagCAA aGCTATTTCTGTGGCAAAGTTTCCAGACCATTTCACCCAATTAAGTGCAGATGAGAACAGAGGTTTTACCCAGGAATATGAG AGCCTCAGCCCTGTTGGCACGGAGCAGACTCGAAAAGTAGCAAGTCTACTTGAGAACAAAACAAGGAATCGTTTCAACAATGTCCAGCCAT ATGACTGGTGCCGGGTGAAGCTCACTACTTCCAGTTCCATTGGAGCTTCTGACTACATTAATGCCAGTTACATGCCA GGCtacaacaacagcagagagTACATCGCCTCTCAGGGTCCTCTGCCCACCACAGTCAATGACTTCTGGAGGATGGTCTGGGAACAAAGAGTGAATTGCATTGTCATGGTAACCAACTGCACTGAGGGAGGAAAG ATTAAGTGTGAACGATACTGGCCTGCAGACACTCAGCCTTGCTCTTATggagagctggaggtcacgtTGACATCTGAGCAGCAGGAGATCAACTGGACACTGAGGGAATTCAGTGTAAAACAT AGCAACAACTCAGAGGAGCGCATagtgaaacattttcatttcactgcCTGGCCTGACCATGGAGTCCCACAGGGCACAGAAGACCTGATCCAGTTCAGAGGACTGGTGAGACTGCACATAGAGAGAGAAGGGACCAGAGCACCAACTGTGGTTCACTGCAG TGCTGGAGTGGGGAGGACAGGCACTATCATTGCCCTGGATGTGCTGCTTCAGCAGCTCGAGAAAGAAAGAGCGGTGGGCATCAACGGCTTTGTGCACAAGATGAGACTGAACCGACCATACATGGTGCAGACAGAG TCCCAGTATGTGTTCCTGCATCAATGCATCATGGACTCACTGCAACCACATGAGACGGCTGATGAGAACATATATGAGAATGCGGACATGATATACGCCAATGCCACTGCACTGCGAGACCTTCGTTAG
- the LOC121958554 gene encoding receptor-type tyrosine-protein phosphatase H-like isoform X4, with the protein MKPLSFKVISDHFLLCVFLSLLWGVTDITTTRTPSTTLTTVTSTTQAVTTETTTAASTTPAIKSPPGNVENVTVSSQNETSITLVWNKVDNLLTYFLQYNNSGSLKVDTVVAQEEGLSVIHVVDSLTPGTKYDFRLITESDGGNSTGYSFEAVTAPLNAMGFKSVGESETSITLQWEKVNNFLNYRLVFNGQEINVTASAGHQVTHTVPGLTSMTRYVFTLFTLFGNVKSHGVTTPAFTAPPNAEDFKSVGENETSITLQWKQVDGIINYTLVYNEKETDVPASAGQDLITYTIPGLTNGTKYVFTLFTVFHGIRSSGENTTALTIPLDAMGFKSVEQNETSITLQWQKVDGLLNYTLVFNEKEISVTASVGNEVTHTVSGLTSMTRYVFTLFTLFENVRSSGVNTTAFTAPRNTEAIESAGQNETSITLQWKEVNGVTNYILVLDKREIDVSALMGQEKVIHTISGLTSGTKYNFTLYSLFGNVRSSGLNYSAATAPCNTEEVESVGQNETSITLQWKKVNEILNYTLVFNERVINLTALKEIENVTHTISELTSGTKYNFCLYTVFENVRSSGVKHSAVTAPVNVKTVTVLTQNESSVTLMWDKVNNISTYFLQYDNNGSYIEVNQGASVTHEVSSLNAGTNYHFTVITRFEKVNSTGFSFNAVTVPSMVALVEVTERSATTITLTWQRVKTDWDYFLLIKGGNTQRLPDRAPDVVSRSVTSLKPGTKYFFSVITTFSGHNSTAYSNYTVTMIDCATVNWHVTNSSIQGTVKGLFSKATATYQSQIHTSHGGSNVTFTGLYPGATYEVSLEYENDSRRYPQCNHNLTIIPPLLSGHCEYWAAGYSLYIVWDNPKGVWTSVEVNVMGQSHTQLANGEQYLILSGFQPARKYEVSITSISGTVRSYKPYVFQCLTDPRGVIAGSVFAVLLFVILVCVAVFIFLKRPDIISRKKSFIGGSKQTNKKSKAISVAKFPDHFTQLSADENRGFTQEYESLSPVGTEQTRKVASLLENKTRNRFNNVQPYDWCRVKLTTSSSIGASDYINASYMPGYNNSREYIASQGPLPTTVNDFWRMVWEQRVNCIVMVTNCTEGGKIKCERYWPADTQPCSYGELEVTLTSEQQEINWTLREFSVKHSNNSEERIVKHFHFTAWPDHGVPQGTEDLIQFRGLVRLHIEREGTRAPTVVHCSAGVGRTGTIIALDVLLQQLEKERAVGINGFVHKMRLNRPYMVQTESQYVFLHQCIMDSLQPHETADENIYENADMIYANATALRDLR; encoded by the exons ATGAAGCCTTTATCTTTCAAAGTCATCTCAGACCACTTTCTGCTGTGCGTCTTCCTGAGTCTGCTCTGG GGTGTCACTGACATCACAACGACAAGAACACCGAGCACAACGCTGACAACAGTAACAAGCACAACACAAGCagtaacaacagaaacaacaacagcagcatcaacCACTCCAGCAATAAAATCAC CTCCTGGAAATGTGGAGAATGTGACAGTTTCATCACAAAACGAGACCAGTATAACTCTGGTGTGGAACAAGGTTGACAACCTCTTAACATACTTCCTACAATATAATAACAGCGGTAGTCTAAAGGTGGACACTGTTGTTGCACAAGAGGAAGGGTTATCAGTTATACATGTGGTTGATTCGCTTACTCCTGGGACAAAATATGATTTCCGTCTCATCACTGAATCTGATGGAGGCAACAGCACTGGATACTCATTTGAAGCTGTCACTG CTCCTCTTAACGCAATGGGGTTCAAGTCAGTTGGAGAAAGTGAGACCAGTATAACTCTGCAGTGGGAAAAAGTGAATAACTTCCTCAACTATAGACTTGTGTTCAATGGTCAGGAGATAAACGTCACTGCATCAGCGGGACATCAAGTAACACACACAGTCCCAGGTCTCACAAGTATGACAAGATACGTCTTCACTCTTTTCACTctgtttggaaatgtcaaaagcCATGGAGTAACGACCCCTGCATTCACTG CTCCTCCTAATGCAGAGGATTTCAAGTCAGTTGGAGAAAATGAGACCAGTATAactctgcagtggaaacaaGTGGATGGCATCATCAATTATACACTTGTGTATAATGAAAAGGAGACAGATGTTCCTGCATCAGCGGGACAGGATCTAATAACATACACAATACCAGGACTCACAAATGGGACTAAATATGTCTTCACTCTCTTCACTGTGTTTCATGGTATCAGAAGCAGTGGAGAAAACACCACAGCATTAACCA TTCCTCTTGACGCAATGGGGTTCAAGTCAG TTGAACAAAATGAGACCAGTATAACTCTGCAATGGCAAAAAGTGGATGGCCTCCTCAACTATACACTTGTGTTTAATGAAAAGGAGATAAGCGTCACTGCATCAGTGGGAAATGAAGTGACGCACACAGTCTCAGGTCTCACAAGTATGACGAGATACGTCTTCACTCTGTTCACTCtgtttgaaaatgtcagaaGCAGCGGAGTAAATACCACTGCATTTACTG CTCCCCGTAACACAGAAGCGATAGAATCAGCTGGACAAAATGAGACCAGTATAACTCTGCAATGGAAAGAAGTGAATGGCGTTACCAACTATATCCTTGTACTCGATAAAAGGGAAATAGATGTATCTGCATTGATGGGACAGGAAAAAGTGATACACACAATCTCAGGGCTCACAAGTGGGACTAAATACAACTTCACTCTCTATAGTCTCTTTGGAAATGTCAGAAGCAGTGGCCTAAACTACAGTGCAGCCACAG CTCCCTGTAACACAGAGGAGGTAGAATCAGTTGGACAAAATGAGACCAGCATAACTCTACAATGGAAAAAAGTGAATGAAATCCTCAACTATACTCTTGTGTTCAATGAAAGGGTTATAAACCTCACTGCATTAAAGGAAATAGAAAACGTGACACACACAATTTCAGAACTCACAAGTGGGACTAAATACAATTTTTGTCTTTACACtgtgtttgaaaatgtcagaaGCAGTGGAGTAAAACACTCGGCAGTCACTG CGCCGGTAAATGTTAAGACTGTGACTGTGTTGACACAAAATGAGAGTAGTGTAACTCTGATGTGGGACAAGGTTAACAACATCTCAACCTACTTCCTACAATATGATAACAATGGAAGTTACATTGAAGTCAATCAAGGGGCATCAGTTACACATGAGGTCTCTTCACTTAATGCTGGAACAAACTATCATTTCACTGTCATCACTCGCTTTGAGAAAGTCAACAGCACTGGATTCTCATTTAACGCTGTGACAG ttcccTCCATGGTGGCTTTGGTTGAGGTGACTGAACGCTCAGCGACCACAATAACGCTGACGTGGCAGAGAGTGAAAACAGACTGGGACTACTTTCTCCTAATTAAAGGAGGAAATACGCAGCGTCTCCCAGACAGAGCCCCGGATGTTGTGTCCCGATCAGTCACATCTCTCAAGCCTGGaacaaaatatttcttcagTGTGATCACAACATTCTCGGGACACAACAGCACTGCCTATAGCAACTACACAGTAACAA tgatagACTGTGCCACTGTAAACTGGCATGTTACCAACTCATCGATCCAAGGAACGGTCAAAGGCTTGTTCTCAAAAGCAACAGCCACTTACCAATCACAAATTCATACCAGTCATGGAGGTAGCAATGTGACATTTACCGGCCTTTACCCTGGAGCGACCTATGAGGTGTCTCTTGAGTATGAAAATGATTCCAGACGCTATCCACAGTGCAATCACAACCTGACAATCA ttcCTCCATTGTTAAGTGGTCACTGTGAGTACTGGGCAGCTGGCTACTCTCTCTATATTGTCTGGGATAACCCGAAAGGTGTGTGGACTTCAGTAGAGGTCAACGTGATGGGGCAATCTCACACACAACTTGCAAATGGGGAACAGTATCTCATATTATCTGGATTCCAACCTGCCAGGAAATATGAGGTGTCTATAACTTCAATATCTGGCACTGTAAGGAGTTATAAGCCATATGTTTTTCAGTGTCTTACTGATCCGAGAG GAGTTATTGCAGGGTCAGTATTTGCTGTTCTGCTTTTTGTTATCCTGGTCTGTGTGgctgtcttcatttttttgaaaagaccAGATATCATCAG cagaaaaaaatcattcattgGTGGTTCcaaacaaaccaataaaaagagCAA aGCTATTTCTGTGGCAAAGTTTCCAGACCATTTCACCCAATTAAGTGCAGATGAGAACAGAGGTTTTACCCAGGAATATGAG AGCCTCAGCCCTGTTGGCACGGAGCAGACTCGAAAAGTAGCAAGTCTACTTGAGAACAAAACAAGGAATCGTTTCAACAATGTCCAGCCAT ATGACTGGTGCCGGGTGAAGCTCACTACTTCCAGTTCCATTGGAGCTTCTGACTACATTAATGCCAGTTACATGCCA GGCtacaacaacagcagagagTACATCGCCTCTCAGGGTCCTCTGCCCACCACAGTCAATGACTTCTGGAGGATGGTCTGGGAACAAAGAGTGAATTGCATTGTCATGGTAACCAACTGCACTGAGGGAGGAAAG ATTAAGTGTGAACGATACTGGCCTGCAGACACTCAGCCTTGCTCTTATggagagctggaggtcacgtTGACATCTGAGCAGCAGGAGATCAACTGGACACTGAGGGAATTCAGTGTAAAACAT AGCAACAACTCAGAGGAGCGCATagtgaaacattttcatttcactgcCTGGCCTGACCATGGAGTCCCACAGGGCACAGAAGACCTGATCCAGTTCAGAGGACTGGTGAGACTGCACATAGAGAGAGAAGGGACCAGAGCACCAACTGTGGTTCACTGCAG TGCTGGAGTGGGGAGGACAGGCACTATCATTGCCCTGGATGTGCTGCTTCAGCAGCTCGAGAAAGAAAGAGCGGTGGGCATCAACGGCTTTGTGCACAAGATGAGACTGAACCGACCATACATGGTGCAGACAGAG TCCCAGTATGTGTTCCTGCATCAATGCATCATGGACTCACTGCAACCACATGAGACGGCTGATGAGAACATATATGAGAATGCGGACATGATATACGCCAATGCCACTGCACTGCGAGACCTTCGTTAG